The nucleotide sequence CACACGGTTCTCCAAATTCAGTGAATTGTACTCTTATTCGTGTATTAGGATCCCTGGCAATATCTTTCATCTTTGTTGGTCCTCTGTGTTTTTTAGTCTGGGGCGGAACTGAAGATGTAGCATCCTCAGAAACAGCAGCTGACTCTTTATCGGCTCCTTGTTCTATAGCGTCCTTAGCAGCTTCACCAACCATATGGCTATCTATCACAGTCTGATCCGGTAGTGGTTCATCAACCTGTGTGTCTTAAGGCTGCGTGTCCTGTGGAAATATGGTGCCAACGAAttcaggttcttcttcttgtacgTTGGTCTTCCTTTTCCTTCCACCCTTCTTTCCCTTACCCATCTGCTATGTCTGTAAAACTAAGACGGAAACTCAAATATAGACTCAAAGACAAACCAAgtatccaaaaacaaaaatacaacagTCATGCAAAACCAATCAAATATAGACTCAAATGAACGCGATCACACAAAAATTCCTTCACAATCAGCTCTGGCATTTTGAGCCTCATATGTTACGTCTCCCTCAGCAACCTCACATAAATCTGAACCCTTACAAGCTAAATCTTTATCAGACCATTTAGCAGCTTCGTATAAACCCAGAATCTCAGCATTCCACACTCTATCATGACCTTCTACTAAACCAACAGAATCTCCATGGTGAAACCAATCAGTACGTCTCTTGTAAGCCTCATCCATTCCATTTATAACTAAATGAGACACAACCTCGTTGCATGTATGGCGCTCTAAATTGCGGCATCCGGTGCACGGACAAATTATCTTTCCATTAACTGCTAATTTCGCACTAACAGCTTCAACAAAACATCGAGCACCACTCTCATATGCAGAATCAACCCTAGAGTTCATGTAAAGAAAAGTACAAGACAAAGACATAACTATCACAACACTAGTCGAAatgcataaacaaaacactGTTAACAATTATAATTACCTGCATAAATGcacccatgccttgtccaacatttttcttaaaaatcctAGTTTCCCTTGACACAGTTCAAACGGTAGAGGATACAAGCAACAATGACCACAAGTTAAACATATTTTCGACAATCAATCACAGAGACACATCTATTAACAAGAAATCGATACAAAAGGCCAAGAAATCGAAAGATGTGTCTAACCTCTATAGTGTTTGTATTCTTCCCCGATATCTGAGAACCCACACCTATTAAGAAAACACACACTTGTAATTACAACAACCAACGAAACACACTGCTGTGTATAGCTACTATAAACTCACTTTCAACTCACCTGAAAATCAGATCTGAGAATAAGTTTCGGCGGAGATGGCGAGAGATCTAAAGGACGAAATCGATTGAGATGGCGAGAGATCTAGAGGATGAAATCGACGGAGATGGCGAGAGATGGAGAtgtaaagattttattattgaGACCgccaaaatgttattttttcacAAGTGTTGGCGGAATCAGGTGTTTTTAGTTCCCGCTTATTGATTTTTAGGCATAGCATTAGTGCAATGCTATAAGTCTATTTGACAAACTCTCATTTCACTTTTAATAGCAGTTACAGAAATTGTGCTATTATAATCTGCTATCAATAcccatatttgttgtagtgaaaacttgctagaaaataactttcgggtttgtaaaacctaaaaatactatttatatatcctaaaacacgtcagggacttgtgttgcaaatatggaaaactttgggtaaatttgtgaaacttccaaaacttggtcttcttgcggctaaacatggtgtcgatcgatgctaaggtagtgtcgatcgacactccctctctgttctgactccaagttcgtttcttcgggattaatgctccaaaatgatccaaattgctccatccGTGACAAAATCttagataacctgtaaagactcaaaaataacctagaaacacacatcaaaagactctaaaagactccttatatcatggtttaaaaccacaaaaacatgATATATCAATCAGTAAACGTGAAAAAGTTTTGCCCGCAGCTTGGAAGGAGCTAcaaatgagtttttcttttaagttgttCTTTGATTCAGCCTTGATACTTAACTGTATGGTTTTAATATAGTTCTGTATATGTTTTGCAGGTCAAAGAGTTGTATTgaataatgaagaagaatacTCAAGTCTGCTTTATCTCAGAGAGATGGAttgaagagtgaagaagaagacttaagCATACTGCTTAAGTTAATGATTGAGGAAGAGGGTACTAAGATATTCTAGGTTTTTATTCATCCTTGTCTCTCTGTTTGATTTAACGATTCTTTTTTTggatctcactctctctctctctttaatgtAGGTCTTCTTTTGGAATTACTCCTGAACAACAAGCTTTGTCAAAGGATGGATCACAACTAGCAGCAATATGAAGTGGGTAAGTTTTCAGCCATGAGCTTAGACTTGCTTATTATATGTGTCGAGTTATTTGGTATTTTTACTGTATGTGTTGCTGTAATGTGGGCAGAGATATCTGTATTTAAAACTATTAAAGTTTATGGAAGAATAAAAGACTCAACATCTGATAGTTGGATCTTAAAAGTTTACAGCCATTTGGACAGATGATTGAACGTTCCTGTGAGCTGGCTGAGGTTGACGAAGCTTGTGAATTGGTTCTACTCTAATGAGTTTCCAAACCTTCCATCAGATGAACACCGAGGCAATACTGGATGAGTTTCAAGCTTTATGAATGGTGGTTTGATTGCACTCATGTGTTCTCTGACACCAACAGGGTGGTTAAATCACCAAAAGCAAAAGCTAAAGAGGGCTTTGACGGTTTTGAGATAGTCTGTGAGgatcttttggttttgtatgaTGTCCTTGCATTATCGACCAAGTATGTAAAGGATATGCGATGCTATAGTTCAATTAATTCTAGAGTGTTTGGATGAGATTTGTTTCTCcactttaataaaaaatttaaatttctataatatttttcaaaaataagaacttCATCAAGAGATTTACCATTAGAGAGGATAATTTTATTTCACCTACAAAAAGTTCTTAGTTTTAAAAAGTACACCAtttattcttacaaaaatataagagCCCCAAAATACAAACCTCCCAATAAAGATGCTCTTAGATTGCTTTTTATAACATGCTTTCAACGGGAGATAGATTAGTAAAATGGAATGTTGGAGCAAATGGAGATTGTGTTCTCTGTCAGGCACACGAGGAGACAAGAAGCCACCTTTTCTTCTCTTGCCCATATTCATCCCATGCCATATTTGGTGATCTCTGGCCCGCGGACTTCTCGACCTCCAGTTCACTACGAGTTGGGGAAATATTAGTCCCTAGGCTTCTCGATTCATCCACTCCTCAGCTCCATCTGTTTGTGTTGCGGTAAATtaaatcatattaattttaaatataattaatattatggATAATTGGATAAATGGTTACATGTTAGATATTTTGGGTATCCATTATGTTCTTAATTCGATATCAGTTCGATTCCAATTCTTTCGGTTCTCAAGTTTAGtatcaatttaattatttaggcaatttaagtttttattttatttttgtaattaatcaaatatatatatatatatatatatatatatttttgtcaacagcAAGTACTAGATCAGCTCAAAAGAAGCCAATGAGAGGGAAAATTGTCTACAAAAGTAACACTAAGCAGTTCGACGCAAACTTTTTGTGTCAAAAAATCTGCCTTGACATTTACAGTCCGAGGAACAAgcgaaagagaaaaagaatcaaattcTTCCATATCACTTTTAATATCGGACAGATAAACTAAAAAAGCCGGCCACTCAGAAGGAAAATACATCATTTTCACCAAGTCAGAGCAATCCGTAAGAAAGGCAATGTCGTTGAAATCTGCTCCAATCATGCATCGCATAGCCCATTACTAAAGCTTCGGCAGTTTTAGTTTGATTCAATTCCTTTTCCTCTTTCAGTTCAGTATTTTGGTTAGGATGTTTTTGCCCAAGACTATCTATATATAAGtaactaggtagtaacccgtacTACTGCACGGACCAATATTCATCCCATGCCATATTTGGTGATCTCTGGCCCGCGGACTTCTCGACCTCCAGTTCACTACGAGTTGGGAAAATATTAGTCCCCAGGCTTCTCGATTCATCCACTCCTCAGCTCCATCTGTTTGTGTTGCGGTAAATtaaatcatattaattttaaatataattaatattatggATAATTGGATAAATAGTTACATGTTAGATATTTTGAGTATCCATTATGTTCTTAATTCGATATCAGTTCGATTTCAATTCTTTCGGTTCTCAAGTTTAgtatctatttaattatttcggcaatttaagtttttattttatttttgtaattaatcaaatatatatatatatatatatttttttttttttgtcaacaacaagTACTAGATCAGCTCAAAAGAAGCCAATGAGAGGGAAAATTGTCTACAAAAGTAACACTAAGTAATTCGACCCAAACTTTTCATGTCAAAAAATCTGCTTTGACATTTACAGTCCGAGGAACAAGCGAAAGAGAAATCAAATTCTTCCATATCACTTTTAATATCGGACAGATAAACTAAACAAGCCGGCCACTCAGAAGGAAAATACATCATTTTCACCAAGTCAGAGCAATCCGTAAGAAAGGCAATGTCGTTGAAATCTGCTCCAATCATGCATCGCATAGCCCATTACTAAAGCTTCGACAGTTTTAGTTTGATTCAATTCCTTTTCCTCTTTCTGTTCAGTATTTTGGTTAGGATGTTTTTGCCCAAGACTATCTATATATAAGtaactaggtagtaacccgtgctactGCACGGGCCAATATGTTTGTATtagttattttcatattatttcgCCGTTTTCTTCACACCAAATTagtatgtatttatttttgacatttgaTTTCAGTGAGCACGGTATTGACTCTGACATAGATTACCTTCCATTCTTATATCATTACCGCTGGCCTCTATCCTATCATCCCGAGTATCTAATACCTTTGGTACTGTAACCTCGTACTTTTGTTTctataaatgtgtatatattattataatttcttcaaactataaatattgtccagttagtttttttaatgtttataacGAATATAATGGCTGTACTAAGTTATTCAACTTgtctaatattatatatatatatataatatatacatggtTAAATAATTGGAAATAATATAGTAGTagaatttgaaatataataaatatgtgaaataaattaaataaacgaaACTCAATATGTCTATATGGGATAAAACGAATTTGGTGGAGTAcataaataataagattttagaaatttatttgatgggtgaaaatgtaaaagaaaaccTCCTAAAGAAAAATCTATGATCAAATAATTTAAACGACGAACAAAGctattaattttgaaagaatagaaacagagtaaaaacaGAGTCTTACGAAGGTATGCATGAAGAATGGatcaaatgttttggaaaacctCTTTGAAGACGacattcttgttttcttttgaggtTTTCCTTTTGGGTCAGTAATGAGAATTTTCAATCCTGATTTACTGCTTACACGGGACATCACTACATATATCTGACCATGAGAGAAAACAGGTCTAGGCAAGTATAAACCAACATCTGAGAGAGACTGACCTTGATTTTTGTTGatagtcattgcaaaagcaACGTTTATCGGAAATTGTCTACGTCTCATTTTGAAAGGCAAACGGGTATATGATggtatatattaatatcattCTTGGTAAAAGAATAATTTTACCAACTCTCGTACCCGTGATTATTCTTGCTTGTATCACATGATCAGTCATTTGTGTAAAATGTAGTCTTGTTCCATTCATTAGACCTCCATGAGCATCAATATTGCGTAACAACATTACTGGACAACCAATTTTCAAACGAAGAGCATGGTTTGGTACTCCTAAAATCCTAACTGAGTTTAGGAAATCTGGGCTATATGCAGGATTGTCTTTATTCCTTTTATCTGCAGGATCAATACTATCTGAACTTAAGTAAACCCTTTCCTCACCTGTTAAACAATGAACGATTGAAACAAAACTatgaataatttaaataaaaaaaatccagaaacgtgatatagtatatagtatatagagAATATTTTGAGTAAAATGTTACTAACAGAGCCGGCCAAGGGTACAAGCAAGCCAAGCTGGTGCTTGCGGCCGCCaaaattatatgtatttaatCGGCCTACTTTTCATGAAAGAGTCATTAGTTCTACTGGAAACCTACTTCTAATAGATGGACCAGGTCACGGTTTTGAATCACACATGGttcattttttacatttttcctttaaaaaaaaaaattagccaatttttttttctttttgtcttttagccACCAAAATCTCAGTGCCGGCTCTGGTTACTAACCTTCTAATATGGATATCATGTGGTCATTTATAGTGTTGACATCATCATTCGTAGGACACAAAATAGCTCTGCTTTGAAAAAAACTGGCATCCTTGGCAGTATGCGAATTACCATATACTGCATTAATGATCGATTCAATTGGAGAGTTTACTTCTGTGATAAGCAATTCTTCTGGGATGTCAATATCAACAACTCCATCATTTGGCTCATTCAGTCTTCCTTCTCCAACATCAAGAATCCATTTCGAGAACTCTTCAATCTCCCTGGCTTCATTTAGAGTTATGTTTTGCAGCAACCTCATATTTCTTGTTAGTCTTAAAACTTTACAATGATTCCAAAGGTAAGATGAGTTGAGCGATGAGTTAACTATTTGTTCTCGACCAACACTAACAATAACATGAAGTATCTGACGAAAATCACCACCAAAAATAATGACcttaccccccccccccaaagGTTTATCTTCTGGATCACGCATTTTTCAAACTTCTATCCAAAGTCTCAAAGTAGTATTTACTCATCATTGGAGCTTCATCCCAAATTATCAACTTCGCTTCTTGGACTAATTCACCTAGATCAGAAGACCTTGACATTCTGCACATAGACGTTTCATGAACTTCAAGAGGAATGCCAAACCTTGAATGAGCTGTTCTGCCACCTTCTAACAAAAGAGAGGCTATACCGCTAGATGCAGTATTCAACATTATCTCTCCCCTGATCCTTACAGCTGCAGATAAAACTTTCCAAAGGAATGTTTTACCAGTTCCACCAAaaccatataagaaaaatactccACCTTTATATTTGAAAACAGAGTCTATGATCTCATCATATAACTTCTTCTGCTCTTCCGTAAGCATATTTAACCACTCCAGATGCTTCttttttaaatcagtttgattgatAAATTTCTGTTCATCAGCTATTAACTGGTTTAAAACAGGAATATTCTCATTCTGTAGCTGGGGCAGAGTTTTAAAAGACTCAAGTGAAGAACCATTTTTTTCAACtgtttgtttatctcttgtagataaaatattttcctttcttcATCACTCAATGTAAGCTCTGTAAAATaagatttgttaatttatatactatatctaacatcattaaaaaaatgtatcttAATAAGATAGTAAATGTAATGAACCTGGTCGCTTTAATTCTTCTCTTTTCCGCCTTAATATGTCCTTAAATAACATCTCCCAAGTTTCTTCCCATACAATATGAGAAGTACTTAAAACGGCTGAGAGAAGCATCATGACATCATCTAACAACCCAAGAGCGTAACATGCTTCACGATAAGTTTTGTGTACGACACCATTCACAGTTTTAATGTGATCAAAACTGGTAGGACCTCTGATGGAATTGAGAAGTATCCTCAAATGATATGCATCATCTATGGTCAGAGGCACGTAGTTAATTCTCCCTATAGCAAATGTTCTTGTTTTTCTcctgaaaaaatatttctccttcCCATCCCAAATAAACTTGCTTGGTATTTCTTCATATAATAACTTTCTAGCTTCTTCATCAGGCTTATTAAGTTCAAATAAAGCAATAAACTGAGATTCATCAAGAGAGTCACGATCCATGATATTCTGTGCAGACTCACCTTCTCGGTAATAAATAGGTTGTTTGCCTTCCTCATGGAAAGTGAGTGGCACAACAGCGGTTTGCCTATAATGTATTGGGTAAGCTAAAATCCTCCACATAGCTTCACATGCAGATACATATCtgaaaaagggagaaaaaagcTGATTTAGAAtgaatattataaacaaaaattgaaattttaaacaaCAATTTATTTACCTGCCATCAAAGTAATCTTGTATTTCGTCTTTCGATGATGGAGTATTTTCATTTTGGAGATTATTGTGACCTTCTTCAGTTACTTTTTTATGAGGTTCAACAATGACACCAACTAGATCATTACCTTTGTGAACATACTTAAATAAGTACTTCACTGAACCTGTTTGGTTGCACCACTCCACATTAATATGAGCATGATATTTAAGCGACAAAGTCCGATTGTAAGGGACAACATATCGGTTATCACATTTGAAACTATTCTTCTCGATAAAACGCCCatcctttcttcttctataaaccGGGTAACCTTCCTTGTCAATGCTGGTGATATTAACATTCTGTTTTGGGTAACATTTTGAACAGCTACCTTCTTCCATGCAAGGAGATGATGGGTTAGCACTACCACATGGACCATGAATCATACATTCTGATATTATATTGTAGAATTCTGGATCTTTTTCCTTGTCTGGAATTTCAGCACAAATCAACTTGTCAATTTCGTCTGCAGTAGGGAACTTGCATTTGGGATCCATCCATATGATAATATGAGCATGCGGAAGACCTCTCTTTTGAAACTCTACTGTGTACATAGCTGCacaataatataaatactatatatatatatatataatgttataatagaaagagaaattgttttatcaaaaaatgaAGAAGGTAAATAATTTAAACCTGAAACTGTTTtcccaaaaatatgttttcttgtgaTGTCATCCATTAGATTCTCAAGCTTGATCTTGAATATTTTGCAAATGGTGTCTGGCCTATCTTGAGCCTTTAGCTTCCTCCCATTGACAAATCTTACTATTTCAGGCCATTTAGGATTGCATGTGAATGTAATAAAGAGGTCTGGAAACCCAAACTTCTTACATGTAGCCATTGCATCAAGGTAGCTCCGTCTCATATACCTTGGTCCCCCAGTAAAAGAAGCGGGTAGAATGAAAGAGTCTCCTTGATTGCTTAGGTTGTCGTCTCCAACTTCTGCTGCTTTCCTCAAATCTTCCTTGTATGTCCTtcgaagtttcttttgttttttttttaaatacctgAGCCTATTTGTTTCGATCATTGTATAAGCATCAACAATAAACTGCTGTAGTAATCGCTTTGATCTTAGAATGGTGTGCTTCTCATTTTTCCTTTCTTGAAGCCTATACGCAAACCACTGTCTCATACTTACATCCTTCTGACTCTTTTTTTTGAATCCTTATTCTTTgtctgtttctttgattttctgCCTCTTGTtatctttgtcttcttaataCCAAGTCTGTAGCCATCTTCTCCTCTTGGAAGCAGCAAAGGATTGTAAGGCTAGATATGCGACATGACATTCATGAATTCTTAGTAATTTCCGCTTCTTCTTTGAAGAACAATATCTCGTTTATCCATATTCGCATCAATATCT is from Camelina sativa cultivar DH55 chromosome 20, Cs, whole genome shotgun sequence and encodes:
- the LOC104772765 gene encoding uncharacterized protein LOC104772765, translating into MYTVEFQKRGLPHAHIIIWMDPKCKFPTADEIDKLICAEIPDKEKDPEFYNIISECMIHGPCGSANPSSPCMEEGSCSKCYPKQNVNITSIDKEGYPVYRRRKDGRFIEKNSFKCDNRYVVPYNRTLSLKYHAHINVEWCNQTGSVKYLFKYVHKGNDLVGVIVEPHKKVTEEGHNNLQNENTPSSKDEIQDYFDGRYVSACEAMWRILAYPIHYRQTAVVPLTFHEEGKQPIYYREGESAQNIMDRDSLDESQFIALFELNKPDEEARKLLYEEIPSKFIWDGKEKYFFRRKTRTFAIGRINYVPLTIDDAYHLRILLNSIRGPTSFDHIKTVNGVVHKTYREACYALGLLDDVMMLLSAVLSTSHILQNENIPVLNQLIADEQKFINQTDLKKKHLEWLNMLTEEQKKLYDEIIDSVFKYKGGVFFLYGFGGTGKTFLWKVLSAAVRIRGEIMLNTASSGIASLLLEGGRTAHSRFGIPLEVHETSMCRMSRSSDLGELVQEAKLIIWDEAPMMSKYYFETLDRSLKNA